From the genome of Niabella agricola, one region includes:
- a CDS encoding ABC transporter permease, with product MIKNYFKTAWRNLWRNKVFTAINIIGLALGIGVSLVIILFVMYEQSFDDFHTRNLYRLNEVQKQEGLAASQKVPISMFPMASTMKQEFPEIVNFTRVRRAEKYQATYGEKRMDLPRAFFVDSAFLDMFNFKLLSGDRQHALQQPLSAVITASAARKLFGSENPVGKRIMHYGGDTASLMVTGVLRDIPRNSHMQFDLLISFATDYKQRMMRNWGGNGWVTYFELAPHTDIRALERKFPGYLKKYLAMEDQWKNYELFLLPIKDIHARTGDIVLDLVNYRKFDKKYTDLFFVIALVILVIACINFMNLSTARSAERAREVGVRKTAGARRLQLGLQFVAESVLLCMLALLIAAAGVVLFLPKINLLIDRDLSLQLLNGYTWLALLSGALLIGIISGLYPAFYLSSFAPVKVLKGSVQTGRNKPALRNVLVVIQFSSAVFLIVTTIFAVRQLNYMQERDPGFNREQVLTIRLNGITYKKYDILKEELLRNSNITGVTGAQDQLGGHLDQSGVGFTAPGAPVRTISATRLIVDHDYLNLYKIPLVAGTNFSPDPSLRGSEYIINETLARELMKELPHAKISDLLGSKFGFDSLGRIVGIARDFNFNSLHHKIETLFLFNQKDFGFSTLSVKLNGRQARSVMPFIKSVWEKYCPDQTLEYQFLDDHFADLYRSDKQVSTIIAILAALAIVISCLGLFGLALYAAERRTKEIGIRKVLGASVRGVVALLSAGFLKYVVIAILIACPLAWISVHKWLEGYAYRIDMVWWVFLLAGLLAAGIALITIGFQVLRAAKANPVKALRSE from the coding sequence ATGATAAAGAATTATTTTAAAACCGCCTGGCGGAATTTATGGCGCAACAAAGTGTTTACGGCCATTAATATTATTGGCCTTGCACTGGGTATCGGAGTAAGCCTTGTCATCATTCTTTTTGTGATGTATGAGCAAAGCTTTGATGATTTTCATACCCGGAATCTTTACCGGCTGAATGAAGTACAGAAACAGGAGGGGCTGGCTGCGTCCCAGAAAGTGCCTATATCGATGTTCCCGATGGCTTCCACGATGAAACAGGAGTTTCCGGAGATCGTTAATTTCACCCGGGTACGCCGGGCGGAAAAATACCAGGCTACCTATGGCGAAAAGCGCATGGACCTTCCAAGGGCATTTTTTGTGGATAGCGCTTTTCTTGACATGTTCAATTTTAAACTGCTCAGCGGCGACCGGCAACATGCTTTGCAACAGCCCCTAAGCGCTGTTATTACAGCATCTGCCGCCCGGAAGCTCTTCGGTTCTGAAAACCCCGTTGGGAAAAGGATCATGCATTATGGGGGCGACACGGCCAGCCTGATGGTTACCGGTGTGCTCCGGGATATACCCCGGAATTCGCATATGCAATTTGATCTGCTGATTTCTTTTGCTACAGACTACAAACAGCGGATGATGCGCAACTGGGGCGGCAACGGTTGGGTAACCTATTTTGAGCTGGCTCCACACACAGATATCCGGGCACTGGAACGTAAGTTTCCGGGGTATCTTAAAAAATATCTGGCAATGGAAGACCAATGGAAAAATTATGAACTCTTCCTCCTGCCGATAAAAGACATTCATGCCAGGACGGGAGATATCGTACTAGATTTGGTGAACTACCGGAAGTTTGACAAAAAATATACCGACCTGTTTTTTGTGATCGCACTGGTCATACTGGTTATCGCCTGCATCAATTTTATGAATCTTTCAACGGCGCGGTCTGCAGAGCGCGCGCGGGAAGTGGGGGTGCGTAAAACAGCGGGTGCCCGGCGCCTTCAGCTGGGATTGCAGTTTGTAGCCGAATCGGTATTGCTTTGCATGCTGGCGCTGCTGATTGCTGCAGCAGGAGTTGTGTTATTCCTGCCAAAGATCAACTTGCTGATTGACCGCGATCTTAGTCTACAGTTGTTGAATGGCTACACCTGGCTGGCACTTTTATCGGGAGCACTGCTGATTGGGATTATATCCGGATTGTATCCTGCCTTCTACTTATCATCCTTTGCACCGGTAAAAGTGCTCAAGGGATCGGTACAAACGGGAAGGAATAAACCGGCATTAAGGAATGTACTGGTGGTGATACAGTTTTCCAGCGCAGTTTTCCTTATTGTTACAACGATCTTTGCCGTGCGCCAGCTCAACTATATGCAGGAACGGGATCCGGGCTTCAACCGGGAACAGGTGCTTACTATTCGCCTGAATGGAATCACGTATAAAAAATACGATATACTGAAGGAAGAACTGCTGCGCAACAGCAATATCACCGGCGTTACGGGAGCCCAGGACCAGCTGGGAGGGCACCTGGATCAGTCGGGCGTTGGCTTTACCGCCCCCGGGGCGCCTGTGCGGACGATTTCTGCCACAAGACTGATTGTAGACCACGACTACCTGAATCTTTATAAGATTCCCCTGGTTGCCGGAACCAACTTTTCACCGGATCCCTCTTTAAGGGGAAGCGAATATATCATTAATGAAACGCTTGCCCGGGAGTTGATGAAAGAACTTCCACACGCGAAAATAAGTGATCTGCTGGGTAGTAAATTCGGATTCGATTCCCTGGGCAGGATTGTGGGAATCGCCCGGGATTTCAATTTTAATTCCCTGCATCATAAAATTGAAACCCTGTTTCTGTTCAATCAAAAAGATTTTGGTTTTAGTACGCTTTCAGTGAAGCTAAACGGCCGCCAGGCCCGGTCGGTAATGCCTTTCATTAAGTCGGTTTGGGAAAAGTATTGTCCGGATCAGACATTGGAGTACCAGTTCCTGGACGACCATTTTGCAGATTTATACCGGTCCGATAAACAGGTGAGTACGATCATTGCCATATTGGCAGCGCTTGCCATTGTCATTTCCTGCTTGGGATTGTTCGGCCTCGCCTTGTATGCGGCGGAAAGGCGAACAAAGGAAATCGGCATCCGGAAAGTGCTGGGCGCTTCCGTACGGGGCGTTGTAGCATTACTTTCTGCGGGATTTTTGAAGTATGTAGTAATCGCAATCCTGATTGCCTGTCCGCTGGCCTGGATCAGTGTACACAAATGGCTGGAAGGGTATGCCTACCGGATCGATATGGTCTGGTGGGTGTTTTTGCTGGCCGGGCTGCTGGCAGCAGGCATCGCGCTGATCACGATCGGTTTCCAGGTACTGCGCGCTGCAAAGGCCAACCCGGTGAAGGCATTGCGGTCGGAGTAG
- a CDS encoding ABC transporter permease: MIKSYFKTAWRSILKHKTFSGINVLGLAIGISASLVIFMIVSYEFGFDRFQKDRDRIYRVVLGATFGGGTQGFSAGVPAPLGSAIAEEMTGVEQTVPVFQFQGDASADVMIGKDKDEKLQVFKKQKNVVFTNSDYMGLLGYQWIAGNAKEALKDPYAVVLTESRGRLYFPGIPAHLLVGRQLQYNEITATVTGIVKDLDQSTDFKAKEFISLPTVAVTGLRDDFMMNVWDDWMAYSQLYIKLSKGYTKEQAAAAVNALFKRHYDPVKKPGSTITLMLQPLADIHFNSQFQSFDSRLASKTTLYGLLAVAGFLLMIGCINFINLSTAQSSQRAREIGIRKTIGSSRMQLVMQVLSEIFLVTLMATLLSVLLTPWILKLFATYTPEGLTTDFLYHWPVMLFLLALTLFISLASGIYPALILCSYKPVLVLKNSVAVAAQSRHVWIRKMLTVGQFVIAQFFVIATLMVGKQIRYSTHVDMGFNKDAILTFNIPRDSLNAHRAVLIHRIKEVPGVQSVSSGFFSPADAGAAFVNVSYNNGKETVHPQAQIRWGDTAYLKIYDLKLAAGRNVSANDSVNEFLVNETFTREMGFQRPEQALGTYLRWNDKESVPVVGVIRDFHDMSLKSRISPMVFKNGTGSTFHVRLEPANVGMPWAATVSKIRGVYRQLYPEEPFKYSFVDDMVAGFYKNERATEGLLKWATALTIAISCLGLLGLVIYTTNSRTKEIGVRKVLGAPVKQIVTLLSKEFIVLVALAFLIAAPIAWWAAYKWLQNYAYKTTMSWWVFALSGLLMLILAAVTLSIRTVRAARANPVKALRSE, encoded by the coding sequence ATGATCAAAAGTTATTTCAAAACGGCCTGGCGCAGTATCCTGAAGCATAAGACTTTTTCAGGCATCAATGTACTGGGGCTGGCTATTGGCATCAGTGCTTCCCTGGTGATCTTTATGATCGTTTCCTATGAATTCGGATTCGATCGTTTTCAAAAGGACCGGGATCGCATTTACAGGGTTGTGTTGGGTGCAACATTTGGTGGCGGAACACAAGGTTTCAGTGCCGGTGTGCCGGCACCTCTTGGTAGTGCCATCGCAGAAGAAATGACCGGAGTGGAGCAGACGGTTCCCGTGTTTCAGTTCCAGGGCGATGCTTCCGCAGATGTGATGATCGGTAAAGACAAAGACGAGAAACTGCAGGTTTTTAAGAAGCAAAAAAATGTTGTTTTTACGAATAGTGATTATATGGGCCTGCTGGGATATCAGTGGATTGCCGGAAATGCTAAAGAGGCATTAAAAGATCCGTATGCCGTAGTGCTAACGGAAAGCAGGGGACGGCTGTACTTTCCCGGCATACCCGCACATTTGCTTGTTGGAAGACAGTTGCAATACAACGAGATCACGGCAACTGTAACGGGTATTGTAAAAGATCTGGATCAGTCTACGGATTTCAAGGCTAAAGAATTTATATCCCTACCAACTGTTGCGGTTACCGGTCTCAGGGACGACTTTATGATGAACGTTTGGGATGACTGGATGGCTTATTCACAGTTGTATATAAAGCTATCAAAGGGATATACAAAGGAGCAGGCCGCAGCCGCTGTGAATGCACTATTTAAGCGACACTATGACCCGGTGAAAAAGCCAGGGAGTACCATAACGCTGATGCTGCAGCCCCTGGCTGATATACACTTCAACAGCCAGTTTCAAAGCTTTGATTCCCGGTTGGCAAGCAAAACAACGCTTTACGGACTGTTGGCGGTTGCCGGGTTTCTGTTGATGATTGGGTGTATTAATTTTATAAATCTTTCTACTGCCCAGTCCTCGCAACGTGCGCGGGAAATTGGAATCCGTAAAACAATCGGTAGTTCCAGAATGCAGTTGGTTATGCAAGTGCTCAGCGAAATATTTTTGGTAACATTAATGGCTACGCTATTATCAGTGCTTTTAACGCCCTGGATCCTGAAACTGTTTGCGACGTACACGCCTGAGGGATTAACAACAGACTTTTTATACCATTGGCCGGTGATGCTTTTTTTGCTGGCACTAACCCTATTCATCAGCCTGGCTTCGGGCATTTACCCCGCACTGATCCTATGTAGCTATAAACCGGTATTGGTTTTAAAGAATTCGGTTGCTGTTGCGGCTCAGTCTAGACATGTTTGGATAAGAAAAATGCTTACCGTGGGGCAGTTTGTAATTGCTCAGTTTTTTGTGATCGCAACCCTGATGGTGGGGAAGCAGATCCGGTATTCGACACATGTCGACATGGGCTTCAATAAAGATGCGATTCTAACGTTTAATATCCCGCGGGATAGCCTGAATGCACACAGGGCTGTATTGATCCATCGGATAAAAGAGGTCCCCGGTGTGCAGTCGGTAAGTTCGGGCTTTTTCTCACCTGCGGATGCGGGTGCTGCTTTTGTAAATGTTTCCTATAACAACGGTAAGGAGACGGTCCATCCTCAGGCCCAGATCCGGTGGGGCGACACCGCCTATTTAAAAATATATGACCTGAAACTGGCTGCAGGAAGAAATGTTTCTGCAAATGACTCTGTAAATGAGTTTCTGGTAAATGAAACATTTACCCGGGAGATGGGTTTTCAACGTCCGGAACAGGCACTTGGCACTTACCTGAGATGGAATGATAAAGAATCGGTACCGGTTGTAGGCGTTATAAGAGATTTTCATGATATGTCGTTGAAATCTCGGATCAGTCCGATGGTATTTAAAAACGGAACTGGTTCCACTTTTCATGTGCGGCTTGAGCCGGCAAATGTGGGAATGCCGTGGGCTGCGACTGTTTCGAAGATACGGGGGGTATACAGGCAGCTATACCCTGAGGAACCTTTTAAATATTCGTTTGTGGATGATATGGTTGCCGGTTTTTATAAAAATGAGCGGGCTACGGAAGGGTTGTTGAAATGGGCTACGGCCCTCACTATAGCAATCAGTTGTCTGGGTTTGTTGGGACTGGTTATTTATACTACGAATAGCCGTACCAAAGAGATCGGGGTGCGTAAGGTATTGGGAGCGCCGGTAAAACAGATCGTAACGCTTTTGTCTAAGGAATTCATAGTACTGGTGGCGCTGGCTTTTTTAATTGCGGCGCCAATTGCTTGGTGGGCGGCTTATAAATGGCTGCAGAACTACGCATACAAAACAACGATGAGTTGGTGGGTATTTGCGTTGAGCGGGTTGCTGATGTTGATACTGGCAGCGGTAACACTCAGTATACGAACAGTACGCGCTGCAAGGGCCAACCCGGTGAAGGCATTGCGTTCGGAGTAG
- a CDS encoding ABC transporter permease has protein sequence MIKSYFKTAWRNIWRNKMHALIHISGLAISVTVLGLITLYVLDEYSYDRFYANADRIVRVIQHTKWNGNDLHQATTPAPFAPQLQKNFPEVEAAVRIDLEGGGVISYKEKKFKQEDIIFADPSLTKIFSYHFLYGDPEKALSDPRSIVISASLAEKLFGTASGAMMQTIYFNDQQPARVTGVIRDIPANTHLRFSAVRPFPGPVTDGWQNFHFYTYLLLRRGVQVADLEKKLPGFAAATMQQRMRVNDYKMALQPLSSIHLHSHLDYELSQNSDAGRVYMLIVIAVLVLAIAVINYLNLTIAGAAIRTREIAVRKVVGSGRGGIIGLFMAESVLITGIAVLLAVLLVQLLLPGFGRFVERELYIGPSGWLTVCGAMIIVTAIVGCLSGLYPSLLLLTLKTAPALKGNVTVKERLGLRKIFVIFQFTIAAALIPASVIIFRQLQYMLQADLGFNKEQVLTFHIDNVKVRNQVPALKNQLLRNPAIEAVAVAGNPIGNNDLGGLSYRFETPGGGFSRATTAAQELMVDADYLPAMDIRLQSGRNFSDSIRTDQYGAALINESLMRKLGWQEAVGRKLQFGIDDSGHTAERTIIGVVHDFHTYSLQHRVASLVMVMPPVPAMQDNLYVRVAKGKSREALAYIAQIYRQFDPTNVTTYHFLGDNFRRQYAAEQKQEKMSLIFTAIAVLIAGMGLFGLVSIMAVQRTREIGIRKVLGAGVTRIVRLFSIGFLKLILIATVIAIPPTWWFMNRWLETFAYRTPVPWWLFICTGALMLVIALVIVSVRAIGAARANPVKALRSE, from the coding sequence ATGATCAAAAGTTATTTCAAAACGGCCTGGCGCAACATCTGGAGAAACAAAATGCATGCGCTCATCCACATCAGCGGACTGGCCATCAGTGTTACCGTTTTAGGTCTTATCACCCTGTATGTGCTGGATGAATACAGCTACGACCGGTTTTACGCAAATGCAGACCGTATTGTACGGGTAATACAGCATACGAAATGGAATGGTAACGATCTGCACCAGGCCACAACCCCGGCTCCGTTTGCACCGCAGCTGCAAAAAAACTTTCCCGAGGTAGAAGCGGCAGTGCGGATCGATCTGGAGGGAGGAGGTGTGATTTCCTATAAAGAAAAAAAGTTTAAACAGGAGGATATTATTTTTGCGGATCCGTCCCTTACGAAGATTTTCTCCTATCATTTTTTATACGGGGACCCGGAGAAGGCGCTTTCAGATCCGCGTTCGATCGTGATATCGGCATCGCTCGCTGAGAAGCTTTTTGGTACGGCCTCCGGGGCAATGATGCAAACAATTTACTTTAACGACCAGCAGCCAGCGCGGGTTACCGGCGTTATCAGGGATATTCCCGCAAATACGCATTTACGCTTTAGCGCCGTGCGTCCGTTTCCCGGCCCTGTAACGGATGGATGGCAGAATTTTCATTTTTATACGTATCTGTTGCTAAGAAGGGGCGTACAGGTTGCAGACCTGGAAAAGAAGCTTCCGGGTTTTGCCGCAGCTACTATGCAGCAGCGCATGCGGGTGAATGATTACAAAATGGCTTTGCAGCCGCTTTCATCCATTCATTTACATTCGCATCTTGATTATGAACTGAGTCAGAACAGTGATGCAGGAAGGGTGTATATGCTTATCGTAATTGCTGTATTGGTACTAGCCATCGCTGTCATCAATTACCTCAATCTTACGATAGCGGGCGCAGCCATTCGTACGAGGGAGATTGCCGTGCGTAAGGTGGTCGGGTCTGGAAGAGGCGGGATCATTGGCCTGTTTATGGCAGAGTCTGTATTGATTACGGGCATTGCCGTGTTGCTGGCGGTTCTGCTGGTGCAGCTGTTGCTTCCGGGTTTTGGCCGTTTTGTAGAGCGGGAGTTGTATATCGGACCATCCGGATGGCTGACCGTATGCGGAGCGATGATCATTGTTACGGCAATTGTCGGCTGTTTGAGCGGCCTGTACCCGTCGTTGTTATTATTGACCCTGAAAACCGCACCGGCGCTTAAGGGAAACGTAACCGTTAAGGAGCGCCTTGGGCTGAGAAAAATCTTTGTCATTTTTCAATTTACCATTGCCGCAGCATTGATACCGGCATCGGTGATCATTTTTCGCCAGCTGCAGTATATGTTGCAGGCAGACCTGGGCTTTAATAAAGAACAGGTGCTTACCTTCCATATCGACAACGTAAAGGTTCGCAACCAGGTACCGGCACTTAAAAATCAATTGCTCCGGAATCCGGCGATTGAGGCAGTGGCCGTAGCTGGCAATCCCATTGGAAACAATGACCTTGGCGGGTTGAGCTATCGCTTTGAAACGCCCGGAGGGGGCTTTTCCAGGGCAACAACCGCTGCCCAGGAACTGATGGTTGATGCGGATTACCTCCCGGCAATGGACATCCGGTTACAGAGCGGCAGAAACTTTTCAGACAGTATCCGTACAGACCAGTATGGCGCTGCACTGATTAATGAATCCCTGATGCGCAAGCTTGGGTGGCAGGAGGCTGTGGGCAGGAAACTGCAGTTCGGCATCGACGATTCAGGACATACCGCTGAGCGTACGATTATTGGAGTGGTACACGATTTTCATACCTATTCCCTGCAGCACCGGGTAGCGTCGCTGGTGATGGTAATGCCCCCGGTTCCGGCAATGCAGGATAACCTTTATGTACGGGTGGCAAAAGGAAAAAGTCGCGAAGCTCTCGCATATATTGCCCAGATCTACCGGCAGTTTGATCCAACGAATGTTACCACGTATCATTTCCTGGGAGACAATTTCAGGCGCCAGTATGCCGCTGAGCAGAAACAGGAAAAAATGTCCCTGATTTTTACAGCAATAGCAGTGCTTATAGCGGGTATGGGATTATTTGGCCTGGTGAGTATTATGGCCGTTCAGCGTACCCGTGAAATCGGCATCCGGAAAGTACTGGGTGCTGGTGTAACGCGTATTGTCCGGTTGTTTTCTATCGGTTTTTTAAAGCTGATCCTGATAGCGACCGTCATTGCTATTCCGCCAACCTGGTGGTTCATGAACCGGTGGCTGGAAACATTCGCATACCGGACACCCGTTCCCTGGTGGCTGTTTATATGTACCGGGGCCTTGATGCTTGTGATTGCGCTGGTCATTGTGAGCGTTCGGGCAATCGGAGCTGCAAGGGCCAATCCGGTGAAGGCATTGCGGTCGGAGTAG
- a CDS encoding ABC transporter permease, translating to MLRNYMTTAWRNLTRNKLYSILNISGLAIGMAVAMLISFWVWDELHFNRYHHNHAKLAQLMRTYRGNDGALTTEQASCIPVAAVLRNQYRGDFKNVAAASWNFGHVLAVADKRIGASGLWAEASFPEMFSFKMRAGNINALNDPSAVLLSASLAQSLFGNETAIGKTIRFDNKDDFRVAGVYEDLPRNTTFYETRLLLPWKKYITTSEWIRKAVADWDEQSFQVFAELVEGADMNAVSRKIEQVVMAHKAIKKEQEQAGLFPMDRWHLYSEFENGRSVGGAIRFVYLFSVIGVFVLLLAGINFMNLSTARSEQRAKEVGVRKTIGSGRVQLIRQFLAESVLTTFFSFLLAVLLVLLAMPLFNALADKQLLFPRHSIGFWVAAVGFMMITGLVSGTYPAFYLSRFRPVKVLKGRFMEGKAASLPRKVLVVLQFSFSIALIIGSMIVFKQIRYAKDRPVNYRKEGLITVQMNTPDLYGHYDALRNELLATGAVANMAASSSPTIDVFSFSNRFEWSGKAPDLLPTFGIIGVTADFGSTIGWSIKEGRNFFGNVPADTLSVILNEAAVKQIGGTEQMVGRELRHNDRVYTVVGVVKDMVMTSPYAPPVPTVFMNNPDWANVITVAIKQGAPLHTALGKIEAVFKKYNPHAPFDYAFNDEIYARKFAVERRIGRLSALFTALAVFISCLGVFGLAAFTAEQRKKEVSLRKVMGASVYQLWRLLSAEFFLLVLIACFIAIPFAWYYLHQWLQQYAYRTNLPFWIFLLSGAGALLLTIFTVSFQAIKTALTSPAKALRSE from the coding sequence ATGCTCAGGAATTATATGACAACCGCCTGGCGGAATCTGACAAGAAATAAACTTTATTCAATCCTGAATATTTCCGGCCTGGCGATAGGTATGGCTGTTGCCATGCTGATCAGCTTTTGGGTGTGGGATGAGTTGCATTTTAACAGGTATCATCATAACCATGCAAAACTGGCACAGTTGATGCGTACCTATCGTGGTAACGACGGGGCGTTAACTACAGAGCAGGCCTCCTGCATACCGGTTGCAGCGGTTCTGCGCAATCAATACCGAGGTGATTTTAAAAATGTGGCTGCTGCTTCCTGGAATTTTGGTCATGTGCTCGCAGTGGCGGATAAAAGAATAGGCGCTTCAGGCCTTTGGGCAGAGGCGTCTTTTCCAGAGATGTTTTCTTTTAAAATGCGCGCCGGAAATATCAACGCGTTGAACGATCCTTCCGCTGTATTGCTCAGTGCCTCCCTGGCACAAAGCCTGTTTGGTAATGAAACGGCCATCGGGAAAACGATCCGGTTCGATAACAAGGATGATTTCAGGGTGGCGGGTGTATATGAAGACCTCCCCCGTAATACAACCTTTTATGAAACCAGGCTATTGCTGCCCTGGAAGAAATACATCACAACATCTGAATGGATCCGGAAGGCGGTTGCAGATTGGGACGAACAATCGTTCCAGGTGTTTGCAGAATTGGTTGAAGGGGCCGACATGAATGCCGTTTCCCGTAAAATAGAACAGGTGGTGATGGCGCACAAAGCTATTAAGAAGGAACAGGAACAGGCGGGGTTGTTTCCCATGGATCGCTGGCATTTGTACAGCGAATTTGAAAACGGAAGATCGGTTGGCGGCGCGATCCGGTTTGTGTATCTTTTTTCAGTGATTGGCGTCTTTGTGCTATTATTGGCGGGCATTAATTTTATGAATCTTTCCACGGCGCGCAGCGAGCAGCGCGCAAAAGAAGTAGGAGTCCGTAAAACGATTGGCTCCGGCAGGGTGCAGTTGATCCGCCAGTTTTTGGCAGAGTCTGTGCTGACGACTTTTTTTTCCTTCCTGCTTGCTGTTTTGCTGGTACTTTTGGCCATGCCCTTGTTTAATGCGCTGGCCGATAAGCAGCTCTTGTTTCCCCGGCATTCTATAGGGTTTTGGGTGGCTGCCGTGGGTTTTATGATGATTACGGGACTGGTGTCGGGGACGTATCCTGCGTTTTATCTGTCAAGGTTCCGACCCGTAAAAGTATTAAAGGGCCGGTTCATGGAGGGAAAGGCGGCCTCATTGCCACGCAAAGTGCTCGTTGTGCTTCAGTTCTCATTCTCCATAGCGCTGATCATTGGCAGTATGATCGTGTTTAAACAGATCCGGTATGCAAAGGACCGGCCCGTCAACTACCGGAAGGAGGGACTGATAACCGTACAGATGAACACCCCCGATCTTTACGGGCATTACGATGCATTGCGGAATGAATTACTGGCTACGGGCGCTGTGGCCAATATGGCCGCGTCTTCCAGTCCTACAATCGATGTGTTTAGTTTCAGCAACCGGTTTGAATGGAGCGGAAAAGCCCCGGATCTTTTGCCCACCTTTGGTATCATCGGGGTAACCGCTGATTTCGGAAGTACCATCGGCTGGAGCATAAAAGAGGGCCGGAATTTTTTTGGAAACGTTCCTGCCGATACCTTGTCGGTCATTCTTAATGAAGCCGCGGTAAAACAAATAGGCGGAACGGAACAGATGGTTGGCCGGGAGCTTCGTCATAATGACCGGGTATACACTGTCGTCGGAGTAGTTAAAGACATGGTGATGACATCGCCTTACGCACCGCCGGTACCTACTGTTTTTATGAACAACCCTGATTGGGCCAATGTGATTACTGTTGCCATAAAACAGGGTGCACCCTTGCACACGGCATTGGGTAAGATTGAAGCGGTCTTTAAGAAGTATAACCCTCATGCACCCTTCGATTATGCGTTTAATGACGAAATCTATGCCAGAAAGTTTGCGGTTGAACGGCGCATCGGACGGCTGTCTGCATTGTTTACCGCCCTGGCGGTATTTATTTCCTGCCTTGGGGTATTTGGACTGGCGGCTTTTACGGCAGAACAGCGCAAAAAAGAAGTGAGTCTGCGAAAAGTGATGGGCGCAAGTGTATACCAGCTTTGGCGCCTGTTGTCGGCAGAATTTTTCCTGCTGGTGCTTATTGCCTGTTTTATAGCCATTCCCTTTGCGTGGTATTACCTCCATCAGTGGTTGCAGCAGTACGCTTACCGGACTAATTTGCCTTTTTGGATATTTCTTTTGTCCGGTGCAGGAGCATTGTTGTTAACCATTTTTACGGTGAGTTTCCAGGCAATTAAAACAGCGCTGACGAGTCCGGCGAAAGCATTGCGGTCGGAGTAA